A window of the Bacteriovorax sp. PP10 genome harbors these coding sequences:
- a CDS encoding serine/threonine protein kinase: MTTNLWGTNATQFFFELNPDLVLDTVEKLGFRTTGRVMAMNSMENRVYEVEIESDSDNPSDHSKIIKFYRPGRWTKQQIQEEHDFLLDLTEFEVPVIAPIQFEEKTLFTLPDPELYYTLFPKQGGRAPDEFTTEEMEQVGRLLARLHNVGSMKNAPHRLTINPEVYLKSNLDYLIGQKIVPAHYELSYKTVLETIYNLTKDSFKNVTNIRIHGDCHLGNILKRGDVFNLIDFDDMVMGPAVQDMWLLLPGRDEYADNLRNTLLEGYTSMRDFNYEELRLTEVLRTLRMINYSAWIAKRFDDPAFKNAFPFFESPSYWEGQINDLREQIYYLEQLSRPSSYDEY; encoded by the coding sequence GTGACTACAAACCTTTGGGGCACAAATGCCACACAATTTTTCTTCGAACTAAACCCGGATTTGGTTTTAGATACGGTTGAAAAATTAGGCTTTAGAACCACTGGAAGAGTCATGGCCATGAACTCGATGGAAAATCGCGTTTATGAAGTGGAAATTGAAAGTGATTCAGACAATCCAAGCGACCATTCAAAAATCATAAAATTTTATCGTCCTGGCAGATGGACTAAGCAGCAGATCCAAGAGGAGCACGACTTCTTATTGGATCTGACTGAATTTGAAGTTCCGGTGATCGCACCAATTCAGTTTGAAGAGAAAACGCTCTTCACTCTTCCCGATCCTGAGCTTTACTACACGCTCTTCCCGAAACAAGGTGGACGCGCTCCCGATGAATTCACGACAGAAGAAATGGAACAAGTAGGACGCCTGCTTGCTCGTCTTCACAATGTCGGTTCAATGAAGAATGCTCCTCACCGATTAACCATCAATCCTGAAGTCTATTTGAAATCCAATCTGGATTATCTGATCGGACAAAAAATCGTTCCCGCTCATTACGAGCTTAGTTACAAAACTGTACTAGAGACGATTTATAATCTTACGAAAGACTCATTTAAAAATGTAACGAACATTCGCATTCACGGTGACTGTCATCTTGGAAATATTTTAAAACGTGGCGATGTTTTCAATTTAATCGACTTCGACGATATGGTCATGGGTCCTGCTGTTCAGGATATGTGGCTACTTCTTCCTGGTCGCGATGAATACGCAGACAATTTAAGAAATACTCTTTTAGAAGGTTACACTTCGATGAGGGATTTTAATTATGAAGAGCTTCGTTTAACAGAAGTTTTAAGAACACTACGAATGATTAATTACTCGGCGTGGATTGCAAAACGTTTTGATGACCCAGCTTTTAAGAATGCATTTCCATTCTTTGAGTCCCCTTCTTATTGGGAAGGACAAATCAATGACCTTCGAGAGCAGATCTATTATCTAGAGCAGCTCTCAAGGCCATCGTCATATGATGAATACTAA
- a CDS encoding S-adenosylmethionine decarboxylase, with protein MFQSKIAPSEKIKISGFNNLTKILSFNLYDFCIALNDEQKAQYVNYIHDKYNANRIAEISKKIVEIIEANILAVSVQDYDPVGASTMVLMSDIKGGGEPIPSVQVSAHLDKSHITAHTYPDAADPDGICSFRVDIDVATCGEIIPLNAINYLFESFECDVVYVDYVVRGYARTENGKKIYNDQPFNSIQDFIKPEIKAEFIYSADINMPQSNIWQSKFMVKPKGPENYLLNQSDVNHPDVPKKMELLNKEMLEVYHMIH; from the coding sequence ATGTTTCAATCTAAAATCGCACCTTCTGAAAAAATTAAAATCTCTGGATTCAACAATCTGACGAAGATTTTAAGCTTCAACCTTTACGACTTTTGTATTGCTCTAAATGACGAGCAAAAGGCACAGTACGTAAATTACATTCACGATAAATATAACGCTAATAGAATCGCTGAAATCTCAAAGAAGATTGTAGAAATCATCGAAGCTAATATTCTTGCCGTTTCTGTTCAGGACTATGATCCGGTTGGAGCTTCAACAATGGTGCTTATGTCTGACATTAAGGGTGGCGGAGAGCCGATCCCTTCTGTTCAGGTAAGTGCTCACTTAGATAAATCACACATCACTGCTCACACATACCCAGATGCTGCTGATCCAGATGGGATCTGCTCATTCAGAGTAGACATCGACGTAGCAACTTGTGGAGAAATTATTCCATTAAACGCAATCAACTATCTATTCGAATCTTTCGAATGTGACGTTGTATACGTAGACTACGTTGTTCGTGGTTACGCTCGTACAGAAAATGGGAAGAAGATTTACAACGATCAACCATTCAACTCAATCCAGGATTTCATTAAGCCAGAAATCAAAGCTGAATTCATTTACTCTGCAGACATCAACATGCCTCAAAGTAATATCTGGCAATCAAAGTTCATGGTAAAACCAAAAGGTCCTGAAAATTACCTTCTGAATCAATCAGATGTTAATCACCCGGATGTTCCAAAGAAAATGGAACTTCTGAATAAAGAGATGCTTGAAGTTTACCATATGATTCACTAG
- a CDS encoding peptidylprolyl isomerase: protein MKSLLVSLMLLSSVSAFAANPKITIKTNKGDIEAELFEDKAPISVKNFLSYVEKGHYKGTIFHRVINNFMIQGGGFDKDMKEKSVGAGIKNEAANGLKNEAGTLAMARTNVVDSATAQFFINVNDNAFLDHRDASDQGFGYAVFGKVTSGMPIVNKIKMVKTGSRGMYEDVPTEPVVILDIIKKK from the coding sequence AATGTTACTTTCTTCAGTTAGCGCTTTTGCTGCTAACCCAAAAATCACTATTAAAACGAATAAAGGGGATATCGAAGCTGAACTTTTCGAAGACAAAGCTCCAATCTCTGTAAAAAACTTCCTAAGCTACGTTGAAAAAGGTCACTACAAAGGGACTATCTTTCACCGAGTGATCAATAACTTCATGATCCAGGGTGGTGGTTTTGATAAAGATATGAAGGAAAAGTCAGTTGGTGCCGGAATTAAGAACGAAGCAGCTAACGGTCTTAAAAACGAAGCGGGAACTCTTGCTATGGCAAGAACTAACGTTGTAGATAGCGCGACAGCTCAATTCTTCATCAATGTAAACGATAACGCATTCCTTGATCACCGTGATGCCTCAGACCAAGGGTTTGGGTACGCAGTTTTCGGGAAAGTGACAAGCGGAATGCCGATTGTGAACAAGATTAAGATGGTAAAAACAGGGTCTCGCGGGATGTATGAAGACGTTCCAACAGAACCAGTAGTTATTTTAGACATCATCAAAAAGAAGTGA
- a CDS encoding DUF1295 domain-containing protein translates to MEWLALFGLALAVTIVVMFLSWLWAVKVNNFGLVDAVWAFCFLLQAIIFYIFSDGFATRKILLLAMIGLWSCRLGYFLTKRIYGHHPDEDTRYKHLRSEYKEKFKSRFLLFYFYQAISVSVLTLPFIFVFRNTTESISAFEIAGAIYWLVAVCGEAVADHQMSEFKKLSQSRPEMGKTCNIGLWKYSRHPNYFFESNIWWGFFIFMIGSGVFWGAYSAVIILLLLLKVTGVPPSEEQSLKTRGEEYRAYQRKTSMFIPWFPKQS, encoded by the coding sequence ATGGAATGGTTAGCACTTTTTGGACTGGCATTGGCCGTGACTATTGTTGTGATGTTTCTCAGCTGGTTATGGGCCGTTAAGGTTAATAACTTTGGATTAGTTGATGCTGTATGGGCCTTTTGCTTTTTACTTCAGGCCATTATCTTTTATATTTTCTCTGATGGTTTTGCGACGAGAAAGATTCTTCTACTTGCAATGATTGGATTATGGAGTTGTCGCTTAGGGTATTTTTTAACTAAAAGAATCTATGGCCATCATCCTGATGAGGATACCCGTTATAAACATTTAAGGTCTGAATATAAAGAAAAATTTAAATCACGCTTCCTTCTGTTTTATTTTTATCAGGCCATCAGTGTCTCTGTCTTAACTCTTCCTTTCATTTTTGTTTTTAGAAATACGACTGAGTCTATCAGTGCTTTTGAAATAGCGGGCGCTATTTATTGGCTAGTTGCTGTTTGCGGAGAGGCCGTGGCCGATCATCAAATGAGCGAGTTCAAAAAGCTCTCTCAAAGTCGCCCGGAAATGGGGAAGACTTGCAATATTGGTTTATGGAAATACTCACGTCACCCTAACTACTTTTTTGAGAGTAATATATGGTGGGGATTCTTCATCTTTATGATTGGCTCTGGAGTTTTTTGGGGTGCTTATTCAGCGGTTATTATATTGCTTTTACTACTTAAGGTTACAGGCGTACCTCCTTCAGAAGAGCAGTCTCTTAAGACTCGTGGAGAAGAGTATCGTGCCTATCAGAGGAAAACTTCGATGTTCATCCCGTGGTTCCCTAAACAGAGCTAA
- a CDS encoding FKBP-type peptidyl-prolyl cis-trans isomerase, producing MQVQKNKVVAIDYKLTDSKGAMIDSSESHGPLTYIQGIGNLIPGLEKELEGKKAGDNIKVKIDAKDGYGERNDSLCQTVPRAQFESTEALEIGMQFEVETEQGELVVSVTKIDGDNVTVDGNHPLAGVELHFDVTIKSIRDASAEEIAHGHVHGEGGHHH from the coding sequence ATGCAAGTTCAAAAAAACAAAGTCGTAGCAATCGACTATAAACTAACAGACTCAAAAGGCGCGATGATCGATTCATCTGAAAGCCATGGTCCACTTACTTATATCCAAGGGATTGGTAATTTAATTCCAGGACTTGAAAAAGAACTTGAAGGTAAAAAAGCTGGCGACAACATTAAAGTTAAAATCGACGCAAAAGACGGATACGGAGAAAGAAACGATTCTCTATGCCAAACAGTACCTCGCGCACAATTCGAGTCAACTGAAGCACTAGAAATCGGAATGCAATTCGAAGTAGAAACTGAGCAAGGTGAACTTGTTGTTTCTGTAACGAAAATCGATGGCGACAACGTAACTGTAGACGGGAACCACCCTCTTGCAGGCGTAGAGCTTCACTTCGACGTAACGATCAAGTCAATCAGAGATGCTTCAGCTGAAGAAATCGCTCATGGACACGTTCACGGAGAAGGCGGACACCACCACTAA
- the folE gene encoding GTP cyclohydrolase I FolE, which yields MTMIDPKAILKKVTPTPQVETGLTNDEKKVKITALFTEIMNTLGLDLTDDSLRETPHRVAKMYVDEIFYGLEVEKFPKITIVENKFDYDHAVIEVNIVTNSHCEHHFVPIIGKTHIAYIPKNKVLGLSKLNRIVDYFAKRPQIQERLTLQIHQALVNILETDDVAVVTDAMHACVKTRGIKDVTSMTRTSKLSGAFKQDTCHRAEFLNTIPRAQEVIY from the coding sequence ATGACAATGATTGACCCAAAAGCGATATTAAAAAAAGTAACACCGACTCCACAAGTTGAGACGGGATTAACTAACGATGAAAAGAAAGTAAAGATCACAGCACTGTTCACTGAGATCATGAATACGTTAGGCCTTGACCTGACTGACGACTCGTTAAGAGAAACTCCTCACAGAGTGGCTAAGATGTATGTAGACGAAATTTTCTATGGTCTTGAAGTGGAAAAATTTCCAAAGATTACAATCGTTGAAAACAAGTTTGATTATGACCATGCGGTTATCGAAGTGAACATCGTGACGAACTCTCACTGTGAGCACCACTTTGTTCCAATTATCGGGAAAACACACATTGCTTACATCCCGAAAAATAAAGTTTTAGGTCTATCAAAACTTAACCGTATCGTAGACTACTTTGCCAAGAGACCTCAGATCCAGGAGCGCTTAACGCTTCAGATTCACCAGGCCCTGGTAAATATACTTGAAACTGATGATGTAGCAGTTGTAACAGATGCAATGCATGCGTGTGTGAAGACTCGTGGGATTAAAGATGTGACGTCTATGACGAGAACATCGAAGCTTTCAGGAGCGTTTAAGCAGGATACATGTCATCGTGCTGAGTTCTTGAATACGATTCCTAGAGCTCAAGAAGTTATCTACTAA
- a CDS encoding DUF2062 domain-containing protein has protein sequence MFKKVKTVIVEQIKMGVTPEKLAQSVMTGVIIGIIPFLGTATLLAALTATKMKLNHVVTQTVNYLMYPVQIIMIPVYIKIVGLIFDVGDTPVRPDLIYAQFKESPSVFLMKYGLIGFYALFVWGFLALVLYFIFYPIILKSIVKFKGRRAAWNG, from the coding sequence ATGTTTAAAAAAGTTAAAACAGTGATTGTTGAGCAGATTAAAATGGGAGTCACCCCAGAGAAGCTTGCTCAAAGTGTAATGACTGGAGTGATTATTGGTATTATTCCTTTTTTAGGAACAGCGACATTACTCGCGGCCCTGACAGCGACCAAGATGAAGCTCAATCATGTAGTGACTCAAACGGTGAATTATTTGATGTATCCGGTTCAGATCATTATGATTCCTGTTTACATCAAAATCGTAGGGTTGATCTTTGATGTTGGGGACACTCCCGTGCGCCCGGATTTAATCTACGCTCAATTTAAAGAGTCTCCTTCAGTCTTTCTTATGAAGTACGGATTGATTGGCTTCTATGCTCTTTTTGTCTGGGGATTTTTAGCACTCGTACTTTATTTTATTTTTTATCCAATCATCTTAAAATCAATTGTGAAGTTTAAAGGGAGACGTGCCGCATGGAATGGTTAG
- the speE gene encoding polyamine aminopropyltransferase, with protein MTTEINEKNLNELLIEKDWYSERYFHKNVATSFKIKSILHSEKSQYQKIDVLDTYGVGRLLLLDGKTMVSDHDEFVYHEVMGHIPSMVHPKIKNVLIIGGGDGGIVREFVKHPEIERIDLVEIDERVIEVSKKYFPDCTSGLSDKRVNVLPQDGVEYIKSFKNFFDVIIIDSTDPEDFAAGLFTQEFYKHVSDALTDNGIMMAQTENPFYDEYGIKSFYDNLRNVYPVVKSFTGPMLIYPGVFWTFAYASKGLVPTTLNESKMPFMKELEKSLKWYNMDWHKGAFNISNIHKKVTGC; from the coding sequence ATGACAACTGAAATCAACGAAAAAAACCTAAATGAATTGTTAATCGAAAAGGATTGGTATTCTGAGCGCTATTTTCACAAGAATGTGGCCACTTCTTTCAAAATAAAATCCATTTTGCACTCTGAAAAGAGCCAGTACCAGAAAATCGACGTTCTTGACACATACGGTGTAGGACGCTTGTTACTTCTAGACGGAAAAACTATGGTTTCTGACCATGATGAATTCGTGTACCACGAAGTTATGGGTCACATACCATCAATGGTTCACCCAAAAATTAAAAATGTTCTAATCATCGGTGGTGGTGATGGGGGGATCGTTCGCGAGTTCGTAAAGCACCCTGAAATTGAAAGAATCGACCTTGTTGAAATCGACGAGAGAGTTATCGAAGTTTCTAAAAAATATTTCCCTGACTGTACTTCTGGTCTTTCTGATAAACGTGTAAACGTTCTTCCACAAGATGGTGTTGAGTACATTAAGTCATTCAAGAATTTCTTTGATGTAATTATTATCGATTCAACTGACCCAGAAGATTTTGCTGCTGGATTGTTCACTCAAGAGTTTTATAAGCACGTGAGTGATGCTCTAACAGATAACGGAATCATGATGGCACAAACTGAAAACCCATTCTACGATGAGTATGGGATTAAGTCGTTCTACGATAACCTTCGTAACGTTTACCCGGTTGTTAAGTCTTTCACAGGGCCAATGCTAATTTACCCAGGAGTATTCTGGACGTTTGCTTACGCTTCTAAAGGACTTGTTCCTACAACTCTTAACGAGTCTAAGATGCCTTTCATGAAGGAGCTTGAGAAGTCGCTTAAGTGGTACAATATGGATTGGCATAAAGGTGCCTTCAATATTTCGAACATTCATAAAAAAGTTACTGGTTGTTAA
- a CDS encoding 6-pyruvoyl trahydropterin synthase family protein, with the protein MYISTKKFTGFPCTHRQWRDEGHCKYVHGYSREFMFWFKASSLDNKGWVMDFGGFKEFKKFLDHTFDHTFLANQDDPELPLFEEMDKKGIIMLRVLPSVGMEGTSKFLHEKMNEYLNKHTQGRVYCFRVETRENEKNSGIYEEDKNGFTAV; encoded by the coding sequence ATGTACATCTCAACTAAAAAATTTACGGGCTTTCCCTGTACTCACCGCCAATGGAGAGACGAAGGTCACTGCAAATATGTTCATGGATACTCTCGTGAGTTCATGTTCTGGTTTAAAGCATCGTCTCTTGATAACAAGGGATGGGTTATGGACTTCGGTGGATTCAAAGAATTTAAAAAATTCTTAGACCACACTTTCGATCATACATTTTTGGCAAACCAAGATGATCCCGAACTTCCGTTATTTGAAGAGATGGATAAAAAAGGAATCATCATGCTTCGAGTTCTTCCAAGTGTTGGCATGGAAGGGACTTCAAAGTTTTTGCATGAGAAAATGAATGAGTATTTAAATAAGCACACTCAAGGGCGCGTTTACTGCTTTAGAGTTGAAACCAGAGAAAACGAAAAGAACTCTGGGATTTATGAAGAAGATAAAAACGGATTTACTGCTGTATAG
- a CDS encoding SAM-dependent methyltransferase produces MNELLVKNFIKVLENGYMPDPITRVGIRSLVKARLHESFRETANDPQYLKNYAKKLKLSPLAIMTNEANKQHYEVPTAFYDLSLGRHKKYSSCYWDQDTKTLEEAEQKALDLSIEHAQVQDGMRVLELGCGWGSLSLELARRFPNSKIVAVSNSKTQKEYIDNQAISRGLENLTVLTRDLGLESNYDFGTEKFDRVMSIEMMEHLRNYELFFKSLAPSIKDDGKFFIHIFTHKETPYFFETEGEDNWMGKYFFSGGQMPSRDLFDLFNNDLVVEKKWDWNGDHYSKTLEAWLDNTDQEKAQVLSMFKKTYGEGSEVIWYNRWRVFFMSCSELFKYNDGKEWGVTHYLMTKKK; encoded by the coding sequence ATGAACGAACTACTTGTTAAGAATTTCATCAAAGTTTTAGAAAATGGTTACATGCCTGATCCGATCACAAGAGTTGGAATCAGATCGCTTGTGAAAGCGAGACTGCATGAAAGTTTTCGAGAGACCGCCAACGACCCTCAATACCTTAAAAATTACGCAAAAAAATTAAAGCTATCACCACTCGCTATCATGACGAATGAGGCGAATAAGCAGCATTATGAAGTTCCTACGGCCTTCTATGATTTAAGCTTAGGCCGTCATAAAAAATACAGTTCTTGTTATTGGGACCAAGACACAAAGACTTTGGAAGAAGCTGAACAAAAAGCTCTTGATCTTTCAATTGAGCATGCTCAAGTTCAGGATGGCATGCGTGTTTTAGAATTAGGTTGTGGATGGGGATCTCTTTCATTAGAGCTTGCCAGACGTTTCCCTAATTCAAAAATTGTTGCTGTTTCAAACTCCAAAACTCAAAAAGAGTATATTGATAACCAGGCCATCTCTCGTGGGTTAGAGAACCTGACGGTATTAACACGTGATCTAGGATTAGAAAGTAATTATGATTTTGGTACTGAGAAATTTGACCGCGTGATGAGTATCGAGATGATGGAGCATTTAAGAAACTATGAATTGTTTTTTAAATCTCTCGCACCTTCAATTAAAGACGATGGGAAATTTTTTATCCATATTTTTACTCACAAAGAAACACCATACTTCTTTGAAACAGAAGGTGAAGACAACTGGATGGGAAAATACTTTTTCTCAGGCGGGCAAATGCCTTCTCGAGATCTATTTGATCTATTCAATAACGACCTAGTGGTTGAAAAGAAATGGGATTGGAATGGAGATCATTACAGCAAAACTCTTGAAGCATGGTTAGATAATACTGATCAGGAAAAAGCACAAGTGCTCTCGATGTTTAAGAAGACTTATGGCGAAGGCTCTGAAGTTATCTGGTACAACCGTTGGAGAGTGTTTTTCATGTCATGTTCGGAATTGTTTAAATACAATGACGGAAAAGAGTGGGGAGTGACTCACTATCTTATGACGAAGAAAAAATAA